One segment of Cytophagia bacterium CHB2 DNA contains the following:
- a CDS encoding DUF3341 domain-containing protein, with protein sequence MAEFETPNDLLEGAKRAHAAGYRKLDAYTPFPVEGLAEAIHVHRNRLPRFVLIGGIVGCLVGFFFQYYAAVIDYPLNVGGRPFNSWPSFIPITFEVTILFAAFTAVLAMFALNGLPQPYHPVFNVERFEHATRDRFFLCIETRDPKFDLAATKQFMESLRPYAVYEVEP encoded by the coding sequence ATGGCCGAGTTCGAAACGCCCAACGATTTGCTCGAAGGCGCCAAACGCGCGCATGCCGCGGGCTATCGCAAGCTGGACGCCTACACCCCTTTCCCGGTGGAGGGCCTGGCGGAAGCGATACATGTGCATCGCAACCGCTTGCCGCGCTTTGTTTTGATCGGCGGAATCGTCGGCTGCCTGGTGGGTTTCTTCTTTCAATACTATGCCGCCGTGATCGATTATCCCTTGAATGTCGGCGGTCGCCCGTTTAACAGTTGGCCCTCGTTCATTCCTATCACGTTCGAGGTGACGATTTTGTTCGCGGCCTTCACCGCGGTGCTGGCAATGTTCGCGCTCAACGGCCTGCCGCAGCCTTATCACCCGGTGTTCAACGTCGAACGTTTCGAACACGCCACGCGCGATCGCTTTTTTCTGTGTATTGAAACGCGTGATCCGAAATTCGATCTTGCGGCAACCAAGCAGTTTATGGAAAGTCTGCGGCCTTATGCCGTGTATGAGGTTGAACCGTGA